The sequence CGAGTCCGCCCTGCGCGGTTTCCTGGAGCAGGAGGGGATCGGCCTTCAGCCGGGCTACGACGGCCCCGGGGTGGTGGCCCTGATCGAAGGGGGCGCCGGCAACGGCCCGGTGGTGGCGATCCGCGCCGACATCGACGCCCTGGAGATACAGGAGGTGCCAGGGCGGCCCTACGGCAGCACCCATCCGGGCAGGATGCACGCCTGCGGGCATGACGCCCACGCGGCGATGGCCCTGGGCGCGGCCCTGTTCCTGCAGCGTAACCGGGAAAAGTGGGGCGGCACGCTTAAAGTTCTGTTCCAGCCCGCCGAGGAGACCATGGGCGGAGCGCAGCGCATGCTCGAATGCGGGGCGTTCGGGAACCCGAGCCCGGATTTCGTGCTCGGCCTGCATATCGGCAATATCTTCGAGGAACTCACGGTGGGCCAGGTGGGCGTGGGCTACATCCCGATCATGGCCGCGGTGGACTCGTTCAACTGCACGATGACAGCCGCCGGGGGCCACGGGGCCTACCCGCACACCACCGCCGACCCGGTCCTGGCCGCCAGTTCCGCGATCACCCAGCTTCACACCGTGGTCAGCCGCAGCGTCGACCCCATCGACACCGCGGTGATCACGGTGGGCGAAATCCACGGCGGCAACGCCAGGAACATAATCCCCACCGAGGTCACGTTCCGCGGCACTGTGCGCACCCTGCGCGACGGCGTGCGCGACCTGCTGGAGGCCCGTATCCGTGAGGTGCTGGAGTACACGGCCAATGTCCACCGCTGCGGCTACGAGTTCAACTACACCCGGATCAACCCGGTGGTGCAGAACAACCCGCGGGTGAGCGACCTGGTGCGCCAGGCCGCGCTGGACCTGCTGGGCGAGGCCGAGGTGCGCACGCTGGTCAAGCCCAGCCTGGGCGGCGAGGACGTGGCCTTTTTCCTGACCCGCACCCCGGGCTGTTATTTCGGGCTGAGCGCCCACAACCCCGAGGCGGGTTTCCTGAGCCACCACCACTGCCCGGTGTTCGACATCGACGAGGCGGTGCTCTGGCGCGGCTCGGCCGTGTTCTCGCTCAGCGCGCTGCGCCTGTTCGGCGGGGCGCTGAAAGATTAGCGAGCCAACCTTGAGGAGTCTAAGAGAAATGTAGGGGCAGGCCCCTGTGCCTGCCCTTTTCTTTCGGCCCGCCGCGGCTTGCGATTCTCTACCGACAAGCCCGGCCTGTCCGCACAAAAAACTTCCCGTCCGGCAGGCACTGTATCTAAATTATCCTGAAGTCGAACTCAATCCCTTCCCGCTGACATCTCTCACCCGCACCGCACCTGGAGGAATAATGCGTCTCAATCCACTTCTCGCCTTGTTCTCGGCCTGTATCCTCGGTTTCGGCTCAGCCGCCTCGGCGGCGGAAGTCCCCACCTGTGAGGCCCGCGCCGCCTGGATCGGCAGCCCACGCGGGATGAACTGGGACTCCACCATGGCCGCCCTGGAGGCGGCCGGGTTCAACATGGTTTTCCCCTGTATGCAGAGCGCGGGCCAGGCCCTCTACCCCAGCACGGTGCTCCCGATGCGCAGCCAGCGGGATGAGCTGGCACTCTGCCTTGAGGCGGCCCACAAGCACGGGATCGAGGTGCATGTCTGGCGTATCGACTGGTTCACAACCGGTGCGACCAAAGCCCACCGGGACAGCCTGCGCGCCGCCGGACGGGTCCAGGTGAGCAGCGCGGGCAAGAGCGTGAGCCAGGTGATGGATGAGCAGGGTTGGGGCAAGATGGAGGACTGGCTCTGCCCCTCCCAGGCGGCCAACCGCAAGCTGGAGCATGACGCCATGCTGGAGCTGGCGGAGCGCTACCCGGTGGACGGCGTGCATTTCGATTACATGCGCTACGCGGATGAGTCGCTCTGCTACTGCGACTCCTGCAAGGCCAATTTCGCCGCAGAGACCGGGATGCAGGAGCAGATGTCGGGCTGGCCCGCCGATTTCGCCAAGGGCGGCAAGTACCACGAAATCTACCAGAACTGGCGCCGCAAGCTGATCCACTCGCTGGCCCGCGAGATCGCGCTGGATATCCACCGCCGTGACCCGTATGTCTGTGTCTCCCTGGCTGCCCGCCCC is a genomic window of bacterium containing:
- a CDS encoding M20 family metallopeptidase; the encoded protein is MDATEVRKQIELLQPRLVEWRRSLHRIPEISFDLPRTESALRGFLEQEGIGLQPGYDGPGVVALIEGGAGNGPVVAIRADIDALEIQEVPGRPYGSTHPGRMHACGHDAHAAMALGAALFLQRNREKWGGTLKVLFQPAEETMGGAQRMLECGAFGNPSPDFVLGLHIGNIFEELTVGQVGVGYIPIMAAVDSFNCTMTAAGGHGAYPHTTADPVLAASSAITQLHTVVSRSVDPIDTAVITVGEIHGGNARNIIPTEVTFRGTVRTLRDGVRDLLEARIREVLEYTANVHRCGYEFNYTRINPVVQNNPRVSDLVRQAALDLLGEAEVRTLVKPSLGGEDVAFFLTRTPGCYFGLSAHNPEAGFLSHHHCPVFDIDEAVLWRGSAVFSLSALRLFGGALKD
- a CDS encoding family 10 glycosylhydrolase translates to MRLNPLLALFSACILGFGSAASAAEVPTCEARAAWIGSPRGMNWDSTMAALEAAGFNMVFPCMQSAGQALYPSTVLPMRSQRDELALCLEAAHKHGIEVHVWRIDWFTTGATKAHRDSLRAAGRVQVSSAGKSVSQVMDEQGWGKMEDWLCPSQAANRKLEHDAMLELAERYPVDGVHFDYMRYADESLCYCDSCKANFAAETGMQEQMSGWPADFAKGGKYHEIYQNWRRKLIHSLAREIALDIHRRDPYVCVSLAARPSIDWASLSDAQQWWKWVDEGILDFICPMDYDTKPENFVKAITPQLDLIRGVAPFYTGLGMYEFKGFEDLQTMVRLGRERGQDGFVAFEIESLLKVLDQAGKSLTQGKAIFPHRAPETRFHLAEPSRRTAEGFPVYSPGQNIDFETVVMLRAKLREGVSRVSGDLLLEKVTGEALSTLGSLDLDRAVVHKAGLTAPAPGRYRLALAGQMTLSTGEKKPFVARSFPFQVE